One window of the Endomicrobium proavitum genome contains the following:
- the gpmA gene encoding 2,3-diphosphoglycerate-dependent phosphoglycerate mutase has product MYKVVLIRHGESVWNKENRFTGWADVDLSEKGKEEAIKAGQQLKKNGFTFDLAYTSVLKRAIKTLWTVTDVMDLLWVPVIRNWKLNERHYGALQGLNKAETAAKYGEDQVKIWRRSYDTPPMPLTEDDERYPGKDARYAGLSKSELPLTECLKDTVARVVPYWEKEIAPQVKAGKKVIIAAHGNSLRALVKYLDNISDNDIVNLNIPTAMPLVYELDENLKPIKNYYIGDPEAVKKAMEAVANQGKAK; this is encoded by the coding sequence ATGTATAAAGTAGTTTTGATAAGGCACGGCGAAAGCGTTTGGAACAAAGAAAATAGATTTACCGGCTGGGCAGACGTTGATTTGTCCGAAAAAGGCAAAGAAGAAGCCATAAAAGCAGGACAGCAGCTTAAAAAAAACGGTTTTACTTTTGATTTGGCATACACTTCAGTTTTGAAAAGAGCAATAAAAACCCTTTGGACAGTTACCGACGTTATGGACTTGCTCTGGGTGCCGGTTATCCGTAATTGGAAACTCAACGAAAGACATTACGGCGCTCTTCAGGGGCTTAACAAAGCCGAAACTGCGGCAAAATACGGCGAAGATCAGGTAAAAATTTGGAGAAGAAGTTACGATACCCCCCCTATGCCGTTAACAGAAGATGATGAAAGATACCCGGGAAAAGATGCAAGATACGCCGGACTTTCCAAAAGCGAACTTCCTCTTACGGAATGCTTAAAAGATACTGTCGCAAGAGTTGTTCCTTATTGGGAAAAAGAAATAGCCCCGCAAGTTAAAGCCGGAAAAAAAGTTATAATTGCAGCCCACGGCAACAGCTTAAGAGCGCTTGTAAAATATCTTGATAACATAAGCGACAACGACATTGTGAATTTAAACATCCCCACGGCAATGCCGCTTGTTTACGAACTTGACGAAAACCTTAAACCCATTAAAAACTATTACATAGGCGACCCCGAAGCCGTAAAAAAAGCCATGGAAGCAGTTGCCAACCAAGGAAAAGCCAAGTAA
- a CDS encoding peptidase U32 family protein produces MNNLEILAPAGSKETFIAAVAAQADAIYLGLENFSARSKAQNFTRSQFYDCVNFARKNNVKVYVALNTLIKQKELSDAIKQINFIASCGADAVIAQDLGVANIVKQYFPQLKLHASTQAAIHNSYGVLEAQKAGFKRIVLARELSFQEIKSISSKTNAELEVFVHGALCFSVSGVCLMSSFIGGASGNRGMCAQPCRRRYDIGAKSGFYMSPKDLNLSAHIRELKQSGVSSLKIEGRMKSPQYVYKTVKAYKMLASDDGIQTANQARALLEQDFARAKTTFNFIKKSDDIFAPQTSKQIGAYIGKISFQNGKIQVKTDVQINSGDTLKAADSKNDKYFKVNILNLNKTGNAYEIETNSADLKTGMELFKTLDGKFEEKLKKITSEAIIEKQNFEIKEKEIPKPKHAKAKSEEKLFVKIDDLNWLNILQPSGNTNAIFSLAKQNLSKIDALKNINYFELPAFIDEADLPQFQAAIDKLKNKTFFLNNIGHFRFFKNSPAAAKLNAGAFLYSLNSFAANFLFKRKIENFVFSYEDDFYNISDLAKENLADKGIFYLSGFPQLAVSKMTPHKDLRQEENFSSQKDNFKVINKNGQTIILPQYPVMLFNKLSKLKKLGIRKFIIDLSYIKPNKTYFETMLGAYSGKIQLQNDFEFNFERKLK; encoded by the coding sequence ATGAATAATTTAGAAATTTTAGCTCCGGCGGGCTCTAAAGAAACGTTTATTGCTGCAGTCGCGGCGCAAGCCGACGCAATTTATCTTGGTCTTGAAAATTTCAGCGCCAGAAGCAAAGCGCAAAATTTTACGCGTTCGCAATTTTACGACTGCGTTAATTTTGCCCGTAAAAATAACGTTAAAGTTTACGTTGCCCTCAACACTCTTATAAAACAAAAAGAGCTTTCCGACGCAATAAAACAAATAAATTTTATAGCTTCCTGCGGCGCAGACGCCGTGATAGCGCAAGATTTAGGCGTTGCAAATATTGTTAAGCAATATTTTCCTCAGCTAAAGCTTCACGCAAGCACGCAAGCGGCAATACACAACAGCTACGGCGTTTTAGAAGCGCAAAAAGCGGGATTTAAAAGAATAGTTTTAGCAAGAGAATTATCTTTTCAGGAAATAAAAAGCATATCTTCAAAAACAAACGCAGAGCTTGAGGTTTTTGTTCACGGAGCGCTGTGTTTTAGCGTTTCCGGAGTTTGTTTAATGTCAAGTTTTATCGGCGGCGCAAGCGGAAACCGCGGAATGTGCGCGCAGCCGTGCAGGCGGCGTTATGACATTGGCGCAAAAAGCGGTTTTTACATGTCTCCCAAAGATTTAAATTTGTCCGCGCATATAAGGGAGTTAAAACAATCCGGCGTTTCATCGTTAAAAATTGAAGGAAGAATGAAAAGCCCTCAATACGTTTACAAAACCGTTAAAGCTTATAAAATGCTTGCAAGCGACGACGGCATTCAAACCGCAAACCAAGCCCGCGCGCTTTTGGAACAAGATTTTGCAAGAGCAAAAACAACGTTTAATTTTATAAAGAAATCAGACGACATTTTTGCGCCGCAAACATCCAAACAAATAGGCGCGTATATTGGAAAAATATCATTTCAAAACGGGAAAATACAAGTTAAAACGGATGTTCAAATAAACTCCGGCGACACATTAAAAGCCGCAGATTCTAAAAACGACAAGTATTTCAAAGTAAACATTTTAAACTTAAATAAAACAGGCAACGCTTATGAAATAGAAACAAACTCCGCCGATTTAAAGACAGGAATGGAATTATTTAAAACTCTGGACGGAAAGTTTGAAGAAAAGCTAAAAAAAATAACTTCCGAAGCCATAATAGAAAAACAAAATTTTGAGATTAAAGAAAAAGAAATACCAAAACCAAAACACGCAAAAGCAAAATCCGAAGAAAAATTATTTGTAAAAATTGACGATTTAAACTGGCTTAACATATTACAGCCATCAGGTAATACAAATGCTATTTTTTCACTGGCTAAACAAAACCTCTCTAAAATTGACGCGTTAAAAAACATAAATTATTTTGAACTGCCCGCCTTTATTGACGAAGCGGATTTGCCGCAATTTCAAGCGGCTATTGATAAACTGAAAAACAAAACCTTCTTTCTAAACAACATCGGACATTTCCGGTTTTTTAAAAATAGTCCGGCTGCGGCAAAACTAAATGCCGGAGCGTTTTTATACTCGTTGAATTCTTTTGCGGCAAATTTTTTGTTTAAGCGCAAAATAGAAAATTTTGTTTTCAGTTACGAAGATGATTTTTACAATATTTCAGATTTGGCAAAAGAAAATTTAGCAGACAAAGGAATTTTTTACTTATCGGGGTTTCCACAGCTTGCGGTTTCTAAAATGACGCCTCATAAAGATTTGCGGCAGGAAGAAAATTTTTCATCGCAAAAAGATAATTTTAAAGTTATAAACAAAAACGGGCAGACAATAATTTTACCGCAGTATCCGGTTATGTTGTTTAATAAATTATCAAAACTAAAGAAGTTGGGCATTAGAAAATTTATAATAGATTTATCTTACATAAAACCAAATAAAACCTATTTTGAAACCATGCTCGGCGCATATTCCGGCAAAATTCAGCTTCAAAACGATTTTGAATTTAATTTTGAGAGAAAGTTGAAATAA
- a CDS encoding ATP-dependent 6-phosphofructokinase, whose product MAKKIGIITSGGDAPGMNAAVRAVVRYGISLGYQMVGIRRGFKGLLEDDFATLTLRSVSGIINTGGTFLHTGRCPETKTKAGMNRAVRTIKELDLSGLIIIGGDGSLAAGNALTKFGVKVVNIPASIDNDIYGTDETIGYDTALNTAVEAIDKIRDTATSHDRIFVVEIMGREHGFLTLDVGIAAGCEFIVVPEMKPNMKKLALELTKGKERGKTSEIIAFAEGYGCSDDFADEIAKLTGLEVRVSNLGYIQRGGRPTARTRILASKFGVEAMKLFHAGKYNRLVGITNGKITSAPIQSVIKREKKFNEAEFKLLRTLSV is encoded by the coding sequence ATGGCAAAAAAAATAGGCATTATAACTTCCGGCGGAGACGCTCCCGGAATGAACGCCGCAGTAAGAGCGGTTGTCAGATACGGCATTTCTCTCGGATATCAAATGGTTGGCATAAGACGCGGGTTTAAAGGTCTTTTAGAGGACGATTTTGCAACGCTTACGCTTCGCAGCGTCAGCGGAATAATAAATACCGGCGGCACGTTTTTACATACCGGAAGATGTCCTGAAACAAAAACAAAAGCCGGAATGAACAGAGCCGTGCGGACAATAAAAGAATTAGACTTGTCCGGTCTTATAATAATCGGCGGAGACGGCTCTCTTGCCGCCGGAAACGCGCTTACAAAATTCGGCGTAAAAGTTGTAAACATTCCCGCATCTATAGACAACGATATTTACGGAACAGACGAAACCATAGGTTACGACACGGCGTTAAACACCGCGGTGGAAGCCATAGACAAAATAAGAGATACGGCGACAAGCCACGACAGAATTTTTGTCGTTGAAATTATGGGAAGAGAACACGGCTTTTTAACTTTAGACGTGGGCATTGCCGCAGGCTGCGAGTTTATAGTTGTTCCGGAAATGAAGCCAAACATGAAAAAACTTGCCTTAGAACTTACCAAAGGAAAAGAAAGAGGAAAAACTTCCGAAATTATAGCTTTTGCGGAAGGTTACGGCTGTTCCGACGATTTTGCCGACGAAATTGCAAAACTTACGGGGCTTGAAGTGCGCGTAAGCAATTTAGGATATATTCAGCGCGGCGGAAGACCTACCGCAAGAACGAGAATTTTAGCTTCAAAATTCGGAGTTGAAGCGATGAAACTTTTCCACGCCGGAAAATACAACAGACTTGTCGGCATAACAAACGGTAAAATTACGTCGGCGCCCATACAGAGCGTAATTAAACGCGAGAAAAAATTTAACGAAGCGGAATTTAAATTGTTGAGAACGCTTTCGGTATAA
- the tyrS gene encoding tyrosine--tRNA ligase codes for MTDALDKIRRGTNEIISVDELKKKLASGKKLRVKLGVDPTAPDLHLGHTVIINKLKTFQDLGHQVVFLIGDFTASIGDPSGRSETRPMMTDEQIAANIKTYTTQVFKILDESKTEVVYNSKWLNELGIKGLLGLASRNTVAQMLVRDDFEKRYKEDKPISIVEFMYPMLQAYDSVALKADVELGGNDQKFNLLLGRDMQRDYGQEAQVVITMPLLEGTDGVKKMSKSYNNYIALNDAPKDMFGKIMSVSDELMYKYYELLTQADLKTIKTLHPKEAKIALALEITERYHGKVEAQKAKEEFEKVFAKKDIPDDIEEFKINLAIKLADLLVNSGMVSSKNEARRLIEQGGVKIDSQKVSQDVEIKPGKSFILQAGKRKFKKIV; via the coding sequence ATGACAGACGCGCTTGATAAAATTAGACGAGGCACAAACGAAATAATATCCGTTGACGAGCTTAAGAAAAAGCTTGCAAGCGGGAAAAAGTTGAGAGTAAAACTCGGCGTTGACCCGACCGCTCCGGATTTGCATCTTGGGCATACGGTTATTATCAATAAGCTTAAAACTTTTCAAGATTTGGGGCATCAGGTTGTTTTTTTAATCGGCGATTTTACGGCAAGTATCGGCGACCCGTCGGGGCGTTCCGAAACAAGACCAATGATGACCGACGAACAAATTGCCGCAAATATTAAAACTTACACCACGCAGGTTTTTAAAATTCTTGACGAAAGCAAAACCGAAGTTGTTTACAACAGCAAATGGTTAAACGAGCTGGGCATAAAGGGTTTGCTTGGGCTGGCGTCAAGAAATACCGTTGCGCAAATGCTTGTTAGAGACGATTTTGAAAAAAGATATAAAGAAGACAAACCCATAAGCATAGTTGAATTTATGTATCCTATGCTTCAGGCTTACGATTCCGTAGCGTTAAAAGCGGACGTTGAGCTTGGCGGAAACGACCAAAAATTTAATTTATTGCTTGGCAGAGACATGCAAAGAGATTACGGACAGGAAGCGCAGGTCGTTATCACAATGCCGCTTCTTGAGGGAACCGACGGCGTAAAAAAAATGTCAAAGTCTTACAATAATTATATAGCTTTAAACGACGCGCCAAAAGATATGTTTGGAAAAATAATGTCGGTTTCCGACGAGCTGATGTATAAATATTACGAACTTTTAACGCAGGCGGATTTAAAAACAATTAAAACTTTACATCCTAAAGAAGCAAAAATAGCCTTGGCTTTGGAAATTACCGAAAGGTATCACGGCAAAGTTGAAGCGCAAAAAGCCAAAGAAGAGTTTGAAAAAGTTTTTGCAAAAAAAGATATTCCCGACGATATTGAAGAGTTTAAAATTAATTTGGCAATAAAACTTGCGGATTTGCTCGTTAATAGCGGTATGGTTTCAAGCAAAAACGAAGCCAGGCGTTTAATTGAGCAGGGCGGGGTTAAAATAGATTCGCAAAAAGTTTCGCAGGACGTTGAAATTAAACCCGGGAAATCTTTCATTTTGCAGGCGGGAAAAAGAAAGTTTAAAAAAATAGTCTAA
- a CDS encoding penicillin-binding protein activator LpoB yields the protein MNFKKAVAFVFAGVVALSLASCSSTKVTRVDSGEVIDLSGNWNDTDSQQVSQEMITESLTYPWYAQFAAEHKSVKPRVIIGSVLNKTEEHISTETFIKDLERNLINNGKVTFVASKDQREEIRAERADQAVNSKNAKKQQNESAADFMLKGQINSIFDSNGKDKLKYYQVELEIIDMESNETVWVGQKKIKKVISKSSYKS from the coding sequence ATGAATTTTAAAAAAGCTGTCGCGTTTGTTTTTGCAGGTGTTGTCGCATTGTCTCTTGCGTCATGTTCCTCAACAAAAGTTACAAGAGTAGATTCCGGCGAAGTAATTGATTTAAGCGGAAATTGGAACGATACGGATTCTCAGCAGGTTTCGCAGGAAATGATAACGGAATCTCTTACGTATCCGTGGTATGCGCAGTTTGCCGCCGAACATAAAAGCGTAAAACCAAGAGTTATTATAGGGTCAGTATTAAATAAAACCGAAGAACATATTTCTACGGAAACTTTTATAAAAGATCTTGAAAGAAACCTTATAAATAACGGCAAAGTAACTTTTGTCGCCTCAAAAGATCAGAGAGAAGAAATTAGAGCCGAAAGAGCCGATCAGGCTGTAAACTCTAAAAACGCAAAAAAGCAGCAGAACGAATCCGCCGCGGATTTTATGCTTAAAGGGCAGATAAATTCTATTTTTGACTCCAACGGAAAAGATAAACTTAAATACTATCAGGTTGAGCTTGAAATTATAGATATGGAATCAAACGAAACCGTATGGGTAGGTCAGAAAAAAATAAAAAAAGTGATATCTAAATCTTCGTATAAATCTTAA
- a CDS encoding COG3014 family protein, whose translation MLKGFFKTIKAHSPVTALLFISIMFIFGGCASNMTSYYSDLRKVIDKQDYAAAAKLVDKSKSVYGDKNILLYYLDYGTVQHFARNFDQSSKSFESAKNKFEENYTKSISAGAASMVFNDTALPYYGEDFERVYISVFESLNYVLSGEDNESVVEARQTDSLFKTFGAQSNYKNFYKDDGFIRYFMGLIYENAGYLNDAHISYYAALKAYKNGVVKIAPPQDLINDAYNSALALGFSDRAAEIKSSYPQAVKKNAPKGYGECIIIDYNGFIPKKIDNVIEFAFFDIWPYVSQTKIDDEAEAKEFQTAKSVTLSAFAKDYVKVAFPVYQDIPNEIKNFIVVTDVVADDGRVKKSYMAQDMSALAKKVLDDQKAKTYVKTLARAAVKYVTGKAVSKVVQDSTSSEGWGALTQIVFNVANSLSETADKRGWNTLPANILMSRFYLPEGENKITIKFRNADAEIVEEREFVVNINSERKNFIYLRSGK comes from the coding sequence ATGTTAAAAGGTTTTTTTAAAACCATAAAAGCGCATTCGCCGGTTACAGCGTTATTGTTTATTTCAATAATGTTTATCTTTGGCGGGTGCGCTTCCAATATGACGTCTTATTATTCCGATTTAAGAAAAGTTATAGATAAGCAAGATTACGCCGCCGCGGCAAAACTTGTGGATAAATCAAAAAGCGTTTACGGCGACAAAAATATTCTTCTCTATTATCTTGACTACGGAACAGTTCAGCATTTTGCCCGCAATTTTGACCAAAGCAGCAAAAGTTTTGAAAGCGCAAAAAATAAGTTTGAAGAAAATTACACAAAAAGTATTTCCGCCGGCGCTGCGTCTATGGTTTTTAACGATACCGCTTTGCCGTATTACGGGGAAGATTTTGAAAGAGTTTACATATCGGTTTTTGAATCTTTAAATTACGTTTTGTCCGGCGAAGATAACGAATCTGTGGTAGAAGCCCGCCAAACAGATTCGCTTTTTAAAACTTTCGGCGCGCAGTCAAATTATAAAAATTTTTATAAAGACGACGGATTTATAAGATACTTTATGGGTCTTATTTATGAAAACGCGGGTTATTTAAACGACGCGCATATTTCATACTACGCGGCTCTTAAAGCGTATAAAAACGGCGTTGTAAAAATAGCGCCGCCGCAAGATTTGATAAACGACGCGTATAATTCCGCTTTAGCTTTGGGTTTTAGCGACAGGGCCGCAGAAATAAAATCGTCTTATCCGCAGGCTGTAAAAAAGAATGCGCCTAAAGGTTACGGCGAGTGCATAATTATAGATTACAACGGTTTTATTCCAAAAAAAATAGACAACGTCATAGAGTTTGCGTTTTTTGATATATGGCCTTACGTAAGCCAGACAAAAATTGACGACGAAGCGGAAGCTAAAGAATTTCAGACGGCAAAATCCGTTACGTTATCGGCTTTTGCGAAAGATTACGTTAAAGTCGCTTTTCCCGTTTATCAGGATATTCCGAACGAAATTAAAAATTTTATAGTTGTTACCGATGTTGTTGCAGATGACGGTCGCGTGAAAAAATCTTATATGGCGCAGGACATGTCGGCGCTTGCAAAAAAAGTTCTTGACGATCAAAAAGCAAAAACTTACGTAAAAACTCTTGCAAGAGCCGCGGTAAAATATGTAACCGGCAAAGCGGTTTCAAAGGTTGTCCAAGACAGCACTTCTTCCGAAGGCTGGGGCGCTTTAACTCAAATAGTTTTTAACGTTGCGAACTCTCTTTCCGAAACGGCAGACAAAAGAGGCTGGAACACGCTGCCCGCAAATATTCTTATGTCGCGCTTCTATTTGCCGGAAGGCGAAAATAAAATAACAATAAAATTCAGAAATGCCGATGCGGAAATTGTTGAAGAAAGAGAATTTGTTGTAAATATAAATTCCGAAAGAAAAAATTTTATTTATTTAAGAAGCGGGAAATAA
- a CDS encoding sulfide/dihydroorotate dehydrogenase-like FAD/NAD-binding protein produces the protein MFKIVSREVVGPNLISLRIYAPQIAESARAGQFVIFRIDEFGERVPLTIAGADAQTGLVRIIFQTIGKTTFKLALLNAGDCIRDFAGPFGTPTEIKKYGVVAAVAGGVGAAEVLPVINALKQSENKVIAITGARCKDLLILEEEIKAASDEFLVSTNDGSCGVRGIVTDVLKNVFNSQKIDMVYAIGPVPMMQAVADITKEKNIKTLVSLNPIMVDGTGMCGSCRVTVGGKTKFVCVDGPEFDGHLINWNELISRLALFKDAEKTALEEFKKSGQHHPECKCRQE, from the coding sequence ATGTTTAAAATCGTAAGCAGAGAAGTTGTCGGTCCAAATTTAATAAGTTTAAGAATTTATGCTCCTCAAATTGCCGAAAGCGCAAGGGCGGGGCAATTTGTGATATTTAGGATAGACGAGTTCGGCGAAAGAGTTCCTTTAACTATCGCCGGCGCAGACGCGCAGACAGGGCTTGTGCGAATTATTTTTCAAACCATCGGAAAAACTACTTTTAAACTTGCGCTGCTAAACGCAGGCGATTGCATAAGAGATTTTGCAGGACCTTTCGGAACGCCTACGGAAATAAAAAAATACGGCGTTGTTGCCGCGGTAGCAGGCGGAGTGGGCGCAGCCGAAGTTCTTCCCGTTATAAACGCGTTAAAGCAGTCTGAAAATAAGGTTATAGCCATAACGGGCGCAAGGTGTAAAGATTTGCTTATTCTTGAAGAAGAAATAAAAGCCGCAAGCGACGAATTTTTAGTTTCCACAAACGACGGCAGCTGCGGTGTGAGGGGAATTGTAACGGACGTCCTTAAAAACGTTTTCAATTCGCAAAAAATAGATATGGTTTACGCCATAGGCCCTGTGCCCATGATGCAGGCTGTTGCGGATATAACGAAAGAAAAAAATATAAAAACGCTCGTCTCTTTAAACCCTATAATGGTTGACGGCACGGGCATGTGCGGTTCGTGCAGGGTAACCGTTGGCGGTAAAACAAAGTTTGTATGCGTTGACGGGCCGGAGTTTGACGGGCATCTTATAAACTGGAACGAACTTATTTCAAGACTTGCGCTTTTTAAAGACGCTGAAAAAACCGCGCTTGAAGAGTTTAAAAAAAGCGGACAACATCATCCGGAGTGCAAATGCCGCCAAGAATAA
- the gltA gene encoding NADPH-dependent glutamate synthase has translation MPPRIKMPERAPDIRNKDFKQVNTGYTAEESVAEAKRCLQCPNSSCVKGCPVEINIPGFIKKLAEGNAPAAIEILKEKNNLPAVCGRVCPQETQCEKHCILAKKGESIAIGNLERYAADFKLQSLPHCSGEAAKAEKNSQFSTLNSKLPLKVAVVGSGPAGLACAGDLAKLGYDVTVFESLHDTGGVLRYGIPEFRLPKKVLDSEIDYLKNLGVRFVLNTLIGRTKTVKRLFDEGYKAVFVGVGAGLPIFLGVEGENLNHVYSANEFLVRVNLMRAYEFPKYDTPVYKGKNVVVVGGGNTAMDSARTALRLGAQSVKLVYRRSENEMPARLEERIHAKEEGVEFITLTNPVKFIAGQNRCVAGAECVKMELGEPDASGRRRPKKIENSNFIIESDMVVLALGLNPNPVLASLTDGLNTDKDGYIEIDENFMTSLNGVFAGGDIAGGDTVIQAMGMGKKSAKNIHEYLQRFL, from the coding sequence ATGCCGCCAAGAATAAAAATGCCCGAAAGGGCGCCCGACATAAGAAATAAAGATTTTAAACAGGTAAATACCGGCTACACGGCGGAAGAATCTGTTGCCGAAGCCAAAAGGTGTTTGCAATGCCCAAATTCGTCGTGCGTTAAAGGTTGTCCGGTAGAAATAAATATTCCCGGGTTTATTAAAAAACTTGCCGAAGGAAATGCCCCGGCAGCCATAGAAATTTTAAAGGAAAAAAATAATCTTCCCGCTGTTTGCGGACGCGTTTGTCCTCAGGAAACGCAATGCGAAAAACATTGCATACTTGCCAAAAAAGGCGAAAGCATAGCCATAGGAAATTTGGAAAGATACGCCGCGGACTTTAAACTGCAAAGCTTGCCGCATTGCAGCGGCGAAGCCGCGAAGGCAGAGAAAAATTCTCAATTCTCAACTCTCAATTCTAAATTGCCGTTAAAAGTTGCCGTCGTCGGTTCCGGCCCTGCGGGGCTTGCTTGCGCGGGAGATTTGGCTAAACTCGGTTATGATGTTACTGTGTTTGAATCGCTGCATGATACAGGCGGAGTTTTGCGTTACGGAATTCCTGAATTCAGACTTCCTAAAAAAGTTTTAGATTCGGAAATAGATTATCTGAAAAATCTCGGCGTTCGGTTTGTTTTGAATACTTTAATAGGAAGAACAAAAACGGTTAAAAGGCTTTTTGACGAAGGATATAAGGCGGTTTTTGTAGGCGTAGGCGCCGGGCTTCCCATATTTTTGGGAGTTGAAGGCGAAAATTTAAATCACGTATATTCCGCTAACGAATTTTTAGTGCGCGTAAATTTAATGCGCGCTTATGAATTTCCAAAATATGATACGCCTGTTTATAAAGGCAAAAACGTTGTAGTTGTCGGCGGGGGAAATACCGCTATGGATTCCGCAAGAACGGCTCTTCGTCTTGGCGCGCAAAGCGTTAAGCTTGTTTACAGAAGATCCGAAAACGAAATGCCGGCAAGGCTTGAAGAAAGAATTCACGCAAAAGAAGAAGGCGTTGAATTTATAACTCTTACAAACCCCGTAAAGTTTATAGCCGGTCAAAATCGCTGCGTTGCAGGCGCAGAATGCGTTAAAATGGAACTTGGCGAACCGGATGCGTCCGGAAGAAGACGTCCGAAAAAAATTGAAAACTCAAATTTTATAATAGAAAGCGATATGGTTGTTTTGGCTTTAGGGCTTAACCCCAACCCCGTGCTTGCGTCTCTTACCGACGGGTTAAATACCGATAAAGACGGATACATTGAAATAGACGAAAATTTTATGACTTCGCTTAACGGCGTTTTTGCCGGCGGAGATATAGCCGGCGGCGACACGGTTATCCAAGCCATGGGAATGGGCAAAAAATCAGCAAAAAACATTCACGAATATTTGCAAAGGTTTTTATGA
- the hydF gene encoding [FeFe] hydrogenase H-cluster maturation GTPase HydF: MKALTIQIGIFGKTNVGKSSLMNFMTNQSASIVSEIAGTTTDVVWKNMELNPLGPVTLFDTAGIDDKSVLGGARIEKTQRAFDSSDVVILMCEADRFDNFEEEIIKEAQKRNTPVIVVISKTDLKTPDDKFIEKIQKYATGILFFSALTSNRDNFLNALKKILVDALPENFIENYLSLRNIVKKDDTVVLVMPIDLGAPKGKIIMPQIQTTRHILDLNACAYTVQDSEYKTALNNLKTKPVLAITDSQAVKKVAADTPTDIKLTTFSTIYAADKSDIVEMAKGAAVINNLKTGDKVLISEACTHHASADDIGRVKIPKWLNEFTRQNIEIKYVHGQDYPSNLKDYKLIIHCGACTLNRKGMLARLNKAAEAGVPITNYGIAISVFHGVIEKVLEVFPEALKAYKDSVK, encoded by the coding sequence ATGAAAGCTCTAACAATTCAAATAGGCATATTCGGCAAAACAAACGTCGGCAAATCTTCGCTTATGAACTTTATGACAAACCAAAGCGCGTCTATAGTTTCTGAGATTGCCGGCACTACTACCGACGTTGTCTGGAAAAATATGGAGCTTAATCCTTTAGGTCCGGTAACGCTTTTTGATACGGCGGGCATTGACGATAAATCCGTGCTTGGCGGCGCAAGAATAGAAAAAACGCAGAGAGCTTTTGACTCGTCGGACGTAGTTATTTTAATGTGCGAAGCGGATAGATTTGATAACTTTGAAGAAGAAATTATTAAAGAAGCGCAAAAAAGAAATACTCCCGTAATAGTTGTTATAAGTAAGACGGATTTAAAAACTCCCGACGATAAATTTATAGAAAAAATACAAAAATACGCTACCGGCATTTTATTTTTTTCCGCGTTAACTTCAAACAGAGATAATTTTCTCAACGCTTTAAAAAAAATTCTTGTTGACGCGCTTCCCGAGAATTTTATTGAAAATTATCTGTCGTTAAGAAATATTGTAAAAAAAGACGATACGGTTGTTTTGGTTATGCCCATTGATTTGGGCGCTCCAAAAGGCAAAATTATTATGCCGCAAATTCAGACGACAAGACATATTTTAGATTTAAACGCCTGCGCTTACACCGTGCAAGACAGCGAATATAAAACCGCGTTAAATAATCTTAAAACAAAACCGGTTCTTGCAATAACGGATTCTCAAGCCGTAAAAAAAGTTGCCGCCGATACTCCGACGGATATTAAACTTACAACCTTCTCAACTATTTATGCAGCGGATAAATCCGACATTGTTGAAATGGCAAAAGGCGCGGCGGTTATTAACAATCTTAAAACCGGAGATAAAGTTTTAATTTCCGAAGCCTGCACGCACCACGCGTCCGCCGACGATATAGGCAGAGTAAAAATTCCAAAATGGCTTAATGAATTTACAAGGCAAAATATTGAAATAAAATACGTTCACGGGCAGGATTATCCCTCAAATTTGAAAGATTATAAACTTATTATACATTGCGGCGCGTGCACGTTAAACAGAAAAGGCATGCTTGCGCGGTTAAATAAAGCCGCAGAAGCCGGCGTTCCCATAACAAATTACGGCATCGCGATATCTGTTTTCCACGGAGTAATAGAAAAAGTTCTTGAAGTTTTCCCCGAAGCGCTTAAAGCTTACAAAGACAGCGTTAAGTAA